One Polynucleobacter sp. MG-5-Ahmo-C2 genomic window carries:
- a CDS encoding methyltransferase domain-containing protein codes for MTQPIRWLQDEIADRMLQKLDVVKLDVKDVLIVPDFPGKHLASFAKRYPNANIHSLSEEGISGFDMWRSKALSNWRSLFNRNAEPIASYLANDKFNLPDNSVDLVFSDLLLQDLPDPRHFLQECWRILREGGLITFSYLGPDTGNELRALELGVLKLKNLLSPWDMHDMGDALLGERFLDPVMDMEFISLDYQSDALLMADAGALKLLQMPAIEQFKSGVLPQKMTLEVVYGHAWVIGKHLTKARDNIAYIDINQIGRKTRSDSA; via the coding sequence ATGACCCAGCCGATCAGATGGTTACAAGACGAAATTGCAGACCGCATGTTGCAAAAACTCGATGTCGTCAAACTCGATGTCAAGGATGTTCTTATCGTTCCGGATTTTCCTGGAAAGCATTTGGCTTCTTTTGCAAAACGCTATCCCAATGCAAATATTCATAGTCTGTCTGAAGAGGGAATTTCTGGTTTTGACATGTGGCGCTCAAAAGCTTTATCTAATTGGCGCTCTTTGTTTAATAGGAATGCGGAACCCATAGCTAGTTACCTAGCAAATGATAAATTTAATCTTCCAGACAATTCTGTTGATTTGGTGTTCAGTGATCTCTTGTTGCAAGACTTGCCTGATCCACGACATTTTTTGCAAGAGTGTTGGCGTATTTTGCGAGAGGGCGGCTTAATCACTTTTAGCTACTTAGGGCCTGATACCGGAAATGAATTACGCGCTCTTGAGCTGGGTGTCCTGAAGTTAAAAAATTTATTGAGTCCTTGGGATATGCACGATATGGGGGATGCTCTTCTCGGAGAGCGTTTTTTGGATCCTGTAATGGATATGGAATTTATAAGCCTTGATTACCAGTCTGATGCACTATTAATGGCTGATGCAGGTGCATTGAAATTGCTACAAATGCCAGCAATTGAACAGTTCAAAAGCGGAGTTTTGCCGCAAAAAATGACATTAGAGGTGGTGTATGGACACGCTTGGGTGATAGGAAAACATCTTACGAAAGCACGGGACAACATCGCCTATATTGATATAAATCAAATTGGGCGCAAGACTAGGTCAGATTCTGCTTAA
- a CDS encoding ComF family protein produces the protein MTQYTQRPMRFLEKIFQSISQQVLPSACIVCERHQLNSICAQCLQSLRTDGLLNFECCFQCGITLKMPELKEQRCKQCKINPPYFDKTYCLDRYEGALQNAIHQLKYQKRLAHAHGLANVWNQLLPKQLENSNASFLLPVPLSTQKLSSRGFNQSWEIARRIHCNPSIQKLPRALKRHHHEIQQAGGGLSARRLAIRDMFYLDDNFMPLLQGENVIVFDDVMTSGATLNEIARVLKDNGASHVTNWVLLRTARAPHV, from the coding sequence TTGACTCAGTATACTCAGCGCCCCATGCGTTTTCTAGAGAAGATTTTTCAATCTATTAGCCAGCAAGTTCTGCCAAGCGCCTGCATCGTCTGTGAGCGCCATCAACTGAACTCAATTTGCGCACAATGTTTGCAATCCTTAAGGACGGATGGCTTACTCAATTTTGAATGTTGCTTTCAGTGTGGCATCACCCTAAAAATGCCAGAGCTTAAAGAGCAGCGCTGTAAACAATGCAAAATTAATCCACCTTATTTTGATAAAACTTATTGCCTAGATCGCTATGAAGGTGCACTACAAAATGCAATCCATCAACTGAAGTATCAGAAACGTCTTGCTCATGCCCATGGACTAGCAAATGTGTGGAATCAACTGCTTCCGAAGCAGTTAGAAAATAGCAATGCAAGTTTTCTACTGCCCGTACCCCTGAGTACACAGAAATTATCCTCACGGGGTTTTAATCAAAGCTGGGAGATTGCGCGCAGAATTCATTGCAATCCAAGTATCCAGAAATTACCTCGCGCACTAAAGCGCCATCATCATGAAATTCAACAAGCAGGAGGTGGGCTTTCTGCCAGACGCCTAGCAATACGAGACATGTTTTATCTTGATGACAACTTTATGCCGCTTTTACAGGGTGAAAACGTCATTGTTTTTGATGATGTGATGACCAGTGGAGCCACTCTTAATGAAATCGCACGCGTTCTGAAGGACAATGGTGCATCACACGTCACCAACTGGGTTTTACTCAGAACAGCAAGAGCGCCACATGTTTAA
- the trmL gene encoding tRNA (uridine(34)/cytosine(34)/5-carboxymethylaminomethyluridine(34)-2'-O)-methyltransferase TrmL → MFNIVLFEPEIPPNTGNIIRLCANTGATLHLIEPLGFPMEDAKLRRAGLDYHEFAKVKVHANWAQFLQDEQPDPKHLFALTTKGSGRFHEGKYTPHDYFVFGSETKGITDEVRNSIPENNQMRLAMQDSSRSLNLSNTVAIVVYEAWRQNGLAGGK, encoded by the coding sequence ATGTTTAATATTGTTTTATTCGAGCCTGAAATCCCACCAAATACCGGCAACATCATTAGACTATGCGCCAATACCGGAGCTACGCTGCATTTGATTGAGCCCCTAGGATTTCCAATGGAAGATGCCAAACTGCGCAGAGCAGGGCTCGACTATCATGAGTTCGCGAAAGTAAAGGTTCACGCCAATTGGGCGCAATTTCTTCAAGATGAACAACCGGACCCAAAACACCTATTTGCTTTAACAACAAAAGGAAGTGGAAGGTTTCATGAAGGCAAATACACCCCTCACGATTACTTTGTGTTTGGCTCCGAGACGAAAGGCATTACTGACGAAGTGCGTAACTCCATCCCAGAAAATAATCAAATGCGCCTGGCAATGCAAGATAGTAGTCGTAGTTTGAACTTATCTAATACGGTAGCGATTGTGGTGTATGAGGCCTGGCGCCAAAATGGTCTGGCAGGCGGCAAATGA
- a CDS encoding NAD(P)H-dependent glycerol-3-phosphate dehydrogenase — MKVTLIGAGAWGTAMAAQAARHLKDGDVCLWSRSKDQLADIDRSGENRSYLPNIQLPKNITLESNLSVAIQRLFADDLLVIATPMSGLSETIAQVLKIAEHPLNIIWLCKGLEPTTALLPHQVVEREDQLHNHGICHSYGALSGPSFASEVGAGMPCALTIASTSADLCVVAQAAFHHGNMRVYSSDDLVGVELGGAIKNVLAIAAGIGDGLDLGLNARAAVLTRGLAEMMRLVKAAGGRPETCMGLTGVGDLILTATGDLSRNRRVGLELASGKSLKEILSGLGHVAEGVLCAAAVGDLAKRLGVEMPITTMMGEVLAGRLSPPEALKKLMGRDPKIEA, encoded by the coding sequence ATGAAAGTGACCCTGATTGGTGCTGGAGCTTGGGGAACGGCGATGGCTGCACAAGCGGCGCGCCACCTCAAGGATGGAGATGTTTGCTTGTGGTCTCGCAGCAAAGATCAACTGGCAGATATTGATAGGAGCGGCGAGAACCGCTCCTATCTGCCTAACATTCAGTTGCCCAAAAACATTACATTAGAGAGCAATCTCTCTGTCGCTATTCAAAGACTTTTTGCTGATGATCTATTGGTGATTGCAACGCCAATGTCTGGGCTTTCAGAAACAATTGCCCAAGTATTAAAAATTGCTGAGCATCCTCTCAATATTATTTGGTTATGTAAAGGTTTGGAGCCAACTACAGCATTGTTGCCGCATCAAGTGGTTGAGCGTGAGGATCAGTTACATAACCATGGCATTTGCCATTCTTATGGCGCATTATCTGGACCCAGCTTTGCATCAGAGGTCGGCGCCGGGATGCCATGTGCCTTAACAATTGCCAGCACTTCCGCTGATTTGTGTGTTGTAGCACAAGCTGCGTTTCATCATGGCAATATGCGCGTTTATTCAAGTGATGATTTGGTGGGTGTGGAGTTAGGTGGCGCGATTAAAAACGTTTTAGCAATTGCCGCTGGTATTGGCGATGGCTTGGATTTGGGTTTAAATGCTCGGGCTGCTGTTCTTACGCGCGGTTTGGCTGAGATGATGCGCTTAGTGAAGGCAGCCGGTGGTAGACCAGAAACCTGTATGGGCCTCACGGGAGTTGGCGACCTCATATTGACGGCAACAGGAGATCTTTCTCGTAATCGACGCGTAGGTCTCGAACTTGCCTCCGGTAAATCATTAAAAGAGATTTTGTCTGGCCTAGGCCATGTGGCTGAAGGGGTCCTTTGCGCTGCTGCAGTAGGAGATTTGGCGAAGCGCCTGGGTGTTGAGATGCCAATTACTACAATGATGGGTGAAGTGCTTGCTGGCAGACTTTCACCACCAGAAGCACTCAAGAAGCTAATGGGCCGGGACCCAAAAATAGAGGCTTAG
- the secB gene encoding protein-export chaperone SecB translates to MTEQSTAPQAGADNSNEPGFRIQRIYLKDLSLEQPNAPQILLVAAEPQVEVEVDIAVSPLSESIFEVAIISTVTAKVDSKVLFLVEAKQAGIFEFSNIPPQQLDPMLGIACPTILYPYLRSNIADIISRAGFQPIHLNEINFHGMYEHRLMQAQQAAGTESGATDESKIIFPH, encoded by the coding sequence ATGACTGAACAATCTACCGCACCTCAAGCAGGGGCTGATAACTCAAATGAACCTGGATTTCGGATTCAGCGCATTTATCTTAAAGATCTTTCATTGGAACAGCCTAATGCGCCACAAATTTTATTGGTTGCTGCAGAGCCTCAAGTAGAAGTAGAGGTTGATATTGCTGTTAGCCCATTAAGCGAGAGCATTTTTGAGGTGGCGATTATCTCTACCGTTACCGCCAAAGTAGACTCAAAAGTGCTGTTCTTGGTTGAGGCTAAGCAAGCTGGCATTTTTGAATTCAGTAACATTCCACCGCAACAGCTTGATCCGATGCTGGGTATTGCCTGCCCAACCATTTTGTACCCATACCTTCGTTCAAATATTGCCGACATCATTAGTCGCGCCGGCTTCCAGCCCATTCATCTGAATGAGATTAATTTCCATGGCATGTATGAGCACCGCCTCATGCAAGCTCAACAGGCAGCTGGCACAGAGAGTGGCGCCACTGATGAGAGCAAAATTATTTTTCCCCATTAG
- the grxC gene encoding glutaredoxin 3, with protein sequence MTPVTMYSTQVCPYCVMAEKLLLKKGVSNLEKILIDRDPAQRELMMTRTGRRTVPQIYIGDTHVGGYDDLVALDRAGKLDPLLV encoded by the coding sequence ATGACCCCAGTAACCATGTACAGCACCCAAGTTTGTCCATATTGCGTAATGGCTGAAAAGCTATTGCTCAAAAAAGGCGTGAGTAATTTAGAAAAGATTTTGATTGATCGTGATCCTGCGCAGCGTGAGCTCATGATGACCCGCACTGGTCGCCGCACTGTTCCGCAAATTTATATTGGTGACACTCATGTTGGTGGATACGATGATCTTGTGGCTTTAGATCGTGCAGGTAAGCTCGATCCCTTATTGGTTTAA
- a CDS encoding rhodanese-like domain-containing protein has translation MNFLTQIDNLALIALLLVSGAALFLPSLSTLIGGKGLSPTEATIWINRRKAYVLDLRPEEAYKAGRLPGAKFISTSEISAAIEKLKLDRKLPVVLVCETGAYSRKAIAEVQKLGFAEVGALEGGVHAWKQASLPLVK, from the coding sequence ATGAACTTTCTCACTCAAATTGATAATTTAGCGCTTATTGCCCTGCTTTTAGTTTCGGGCGCCGCGCTCTTCCTACCCTCATTATCTACGCTTATTGGCGGAAAGGGCTTGTCGCCTACCGAAGCTACGATTTGGATTAATCGTCGAAAGGCCTATGTTTTGGACTTGCGCCCTGAAGAGGCTTATAAGGCAGGCCGACTCCCTGGGGCCAAATTCATTAGTACGTCCGAGATCTCGGCTGCGATTGAGAAGCTCAAGTTAGACCGCAAGCTTCCAGTAGTTCTGGTTTGCGAAACCGGGGCCTATTCTCGTAAGGCTATTGCCGAGGTTCAAAAGTTAGGGTTCGCTGAGGTTGGAGCTCTTGAGGGTGGCGTCCATGCTTGGAAACAGGCATCCCTTCCCTTGGTTAAGTAA
- the gpmA gene encoding 2,3-diphosphoglycerate-dependent phosphoglycerate mutase: MKQLVLIRHGESAWNLENRFTGWADVDLTPKGAEQALAAGESLKKAGYEFDVAYTSVLRRAIRTLWHVQDAMDLMWLPVVHSWRLNERHYGALTGLNKAETATKYGDEQVHIWRRSYDVRPPLLEPSDERNPINDQRYSKLNTSDIPLGECLKDNVERVLPLWNESIAPALKAGKRVLLVAHGNSIRSLIKYLDQMSDAAIMEVNVPNGVPLVYELDDNLKPIQHFYLD; encoded by the coding sequence ATGAAACAACTTGTCCTTATTCGTCATGGCGAATCCGCCTGGAACCTTGAAAATCGCTTCACTGGCTGGGCAGACGTTGACTTGACCCCAAAAGGCGCAGAACAAGCCCTAGCAGCCGGTGAAAGCCTTAAAAAAGCAGGCTATGAGTTTGATGTGGCTTACACCTCAGTTTTAAGACGCGCCATTCGCACCCTTTGGCATGTTCAAGACGCTATGGATTTAATGTGGCTTCCTGTTGTTCATAGCTGGAGGTTGAATGAGCGTCATTACGGTGCGCTCACAGGTCTCAATAAAGCAGAGACTGCGACTAAGTATGGTGACGAACAAGTTCATATCTGGCGCCGCTCTTATGATGTTCGCCCGCCATTGCTAGAGCCTAGTGATGAGCGCAATCCTATAAATGACCAGCGCTATTCAAAACTAAATACTTCGGACATTCCTTTAGGGGAGTGTCTCAAAGACAATGTAGAGCGCGTGCTACCTCTATGGAATGAGTCGATTGCACCAGCTCTCAAAGCTGGAAAACGTGTACTCTTAGTTGCGCATGGCAATAGCATCCGCTCTTTAATTAAATACTTGGACCAAATGTCTGACGCAGCCATTATGGAAGTGAATGTTCCTAATGGCGTACCACTTGTGTATGAGCTTGATGACAATCTCAAACCCATTCAACACTTTTATCTGGACTAG
- a CDS encoding S41 family peptidase, giving the protein MRQFLKNFALITVGLIAGVAATIQLSATAQQGAQLPLDELRTLSNVFAQIKREYVEPIEDKQLLTDAVKGMVSSLDPHSTFLDKKDFAEMQEATSGKFAGLGIEITSEDGVVKVLNPIEDSPAARAGLQAGDLITRLDDKPVRGMSLDKAVRTMRGTPGTKITLTVYRKSEERSFPVTITRAEIKVQSVKAKILDNDIAWVRVTSFQERTVPDLAKKLTDLATQDPKLKGIILDLRNNGGGLLQGAVGVAAAFLPADVVVVSTKGQAPDSKQVFNATPAMYRLSEPGDPLAGVPEIFKKLPMVVLVNAYSASASEIVAGALQDYKRATIIGKTTFGKGSVQTVRPLTNDSALKITTAYYYTPSGKSIQAFGVKPDIPVDQNKDGDPDDVLITREIDSEKHLRNKQSAEDKLIKDREQRRLEELQRIEDKNAKKTPEEKEKDKNKKPPELGSADDFMLSQAVAFINGQPVKRSSSKLE; this is encoded by the coding sequence ATGCGCCAATTTCTAAAGAATTTCGCTCTCATTACAGTCGGCTTGATTGCTGGGGTAGCAGCCACCATTCAACTTTCAGCAACCGCTCAACAAGGTGCGCAACTGCCACTTGATGAGCTTCGCACACTCTCTAACGTCTTTGCGCAAATCAAGCGTGAGTACGTTGAACCGATTGAAGACAAGCAACTATTAACTGATGCTGTCAAGGGAATGGTTAGCAGCCTTGACCCGCACTCAACTTTTCTCGACAAAAAAGATTTTGCTGAAATGCAAGAGGCAACTTCAGGAAAGTTTGCTGGTCTCGGAATAGAAATCACCTCCGAAGATGGTGTTGTAAAGGTTCTCAATCCGATTGAAGACAGCCCTGCTGCACGTGCTGGATTACAGGCAGGCGACCTCATTACCCGCTTAGATGACAAGCCCGTACGCGGTATGTCGCTGGATAAAGCAGTGCGTACCATGCGCGGCACACCAGGTACTAAAATTACCTTAACCGTATATCGTAAGAGTGAAGAGCGCAGCTTTCCAGTCACTATTACTCGCGCAGAAATTAAAGTGCAGTCTGTCAAAGCCAAAATTCTGGATAACGACATTGCATGGGTTCGAGTAACGAGTTTCCAAGAGCGTACCGTCCCAGACCTCGCTAAAAAATTAACCGATTTAGCCACTCAAGACCCAAAACTCAAAGGCATCATTCTTGACCTCCGGAATAATGGTGGCGGCCTTCTGCAAGGCGCGGTTGGTGTGGCTGCAGCTTTTTTGCCTGCGGATGTGGTGGTGGTTTCCACTAAAGGTCAGGCGCCTGACTCTAAACAAGTATTTAATGCCACGCCAGCCATGTATCGCTTAAGTGAGCCCGGCGACCCATTAGCCGGTGTACCAGAGATTTTCAAGAAGTTACCAATGGTTGTCTTGGTTAATGCCTATTCAGCCTCTGCTTCTGAGATTGTTGCTGGCGCATTACAAGACTACAAACGCGCAACCATTATTGGTAAGACAACCTTTGGTAAGGGTTCCGTTCAGACTGTACGCCCACTGACCAATGACTCTGCCCTCAAGATCACAACCGCCTACTACTACACGCCAAGCGGAAAATCGATCCAGGCATTTGGTGTTAAACCTGATATCCCTGTGGATCAAAACAAAGATGGCGATCCAGACGATGTCCTTATTACTCGTGAAATTGATAGTGAAAAGCATCTACGCAATAAGCAATCTGCTGAAGACAAGCTGATTAAAGATCGTGAACAACGTCGCCTCGAAGAGTTACAGCGCATTGAAGACAAGAATGCGAAGAAAACTCCTGAAGAGAAAGAAAAAGATAAGAACAAAAAGCCGCCTGAACTTGGTAGTGCAGATGACTTCATGCTTTCACAGGCAGTTGCATTCATTAACGGTCAGCCGGTGAAGCGCTCTTCATCCAAGCTCGAGTAA
- a CDS encoding HesA/MoeB/ThiF family protein — translation MNDEQLLRYSRHLLLEEIDVGGQEKLLESHALVIGAGGLGSAAAPYLAAAGIGHITLLDHDQVELTNLQRQIMHTEQNVGKSKVDSGKAFLQKLNSGIHIETIEAKATSSLLDELLPSVDVVLDCTDNFATRHLINAGCVNHQTPLVSGSALRFDGQISVFDPRNSTSPCYACVFSPDENFEEVSCSSMGIFSPLVGIVGAMQAAQAIQVLAGFGEVLIGRMLLWNARTTQVDEFKISRNPECSVCGKAH, via the coding sequence ATGAATGATGAGCAGTTACTTCGATACTCAAGGCATTTACTGCTTGAAGAAATCGATGTTGGAGGCCAAGAAAAGCTTTTAGAATCTCATGCTCTAGTCATTGGTGCTGGCGGCCTTGGAAGTGCGGCAGCGCCATACCTAGCTGCTGCCGGTATTGGCCATATCACCCTGCTGGATCATGATCAAGTCGAGCTGACTAATCTACAACGCCAAATCATGCACACCGAACAAAATGTAGGTAAGAGTAAGGTCGATTCAGGAAAAGCGTTCTTGCAAAAATTAAACTCGGGTATTCATATTGAAACGATTGAGGCTAAAGCAACGTCGTCGCTCCTGGATGAATTATTGCCAAGCGTTGATGTCGTTTTAGATTGCACCGATAATTTTGCAACGCGCCACCTCATTAATGCTGGCTGTGTAAACCATCAAACTCCATTGGTTTCTGGATCGGCACTTCGCTTTGATGGACAGATCAGCGTATTTGACCCGCGCAATTCCACATCCCCCTGTTATGCCTGCGTCTTTTCACCCGATGAAAACTTTGAAGAAGTAAGTTGCTCTTCGATGGGAATTTTTTCACCGCTGGTAGGTATTGTTGGTGCAATGCAAGCGGCTCAAGCCATTCAAGTGCTAGCGGGTTTTGGAGAAGTCTTGATAGGGCGTATGTTGCTGTGGAATGCGCGCACTACCCAAGTAGATGAATTTAAAATCTCCCGCAATCCCGAATGCTCGGTTTGCGGCAAAGCGCATTAA
- the ptsP gene encoding phosphoenolpyruvate--protein phosphotransferase translates to MTFALHGIPVSKGIAIGKAVLISHAALEVSHYLVEPGKEESEARKLLDAFDQVRQELNQLRDGLPKDAPQEMAAFLDVHGMILADPALAEKPIMLIRSQRMNAAWALTTELNDLLEQFSEIEDPYLKERANDIRQVAERVIKALNAQKKDALDSTDMMSPSDLGVDSIIVAHDIAPHDMLRFKEFAFTGFVTDLGGKTSHTAIVARSMEIPAVVGVRHASEMIRHGDWLVLDGEQGVVVVAPDEKLLEEYRKLQTQGIKEARKLQQLKHAKTETADRVQIELFANIELPEDAIQAVKLGAVGVGLFRSEFLFMDRQQALPDEEQQFLEYRRVVDLMHGLPVNIRTIDVGADKALGAGGSDVSQTGTSPLGLRAIRWSLTEPEIFLTQLRAILRASAYGQARIMIPMLAHAKEIDETFRLIEKAKQQLHQRGQAFNANIQVGAMIEIPAAALVLPLFINRFDFLSIGTNDLIQYTLAIDRADHAVAHLYDPLHPAILNLLANVIEQAKRADVPIAVCGEMAGDPSLTRLLLALGLTDFSMHFSQLLLVKREILKANVGLLKARVPRVLKAYEPEDQAKALERLMA, encoded by the coding sequence ATGACTTTTGCCTTGCACGGAATTCCGGTATCAAAAGGGATTGCAATTGGCAAGGCCGTACTGATTTCTCATGCAGCATTAGAGGTTAGTCACTATTTAGTTGAGCCAGGCAAAGAAGAGTCTGAGGCGCGAAAGTTACTAGATGCTTTTGATCAGGTTCGCCAAGAGCTCAACCAACTACGCGATGGTCTCCCAAAAGATGCACCACAAGAAATGGCTGCGTTCTTAGATGTGCATGGCATGATTCTTGCTGATCCGGCCTTAGCCGAGAAGCCGATCATGTTAATTCGCTCTCAGCGCATGAATGCTGCCTGGGCTCTCACAACTGAACTAAATGATTTGTTGGAGCAGTTTTCTGAAATTGAAGACCCTTATTTAAAAGAGCGTGCCAACGATATTCGTCAAGTAGCTGAGCGAGTAATTAAAGCCTTAAATGCGCAGAAAAAAGATGCGCTCGATAGCACTGACATGATGTCCCCGAGTGATTTAGGTGTTGATTCGATTATCGTGGCTCACGATATTGCGCCTCACGATATGTTGCGCTTTAAGGAGTTCGCCTTTACTGGTTTTGTAACGGACCTCGGCGGCAAGACCTCTCATACCGCCATTGTTGCTCGTAGCATGGAGATTCCTGCGGTAGTAGGCGTGCGCCATGCTAGCGAAATGATTCGCCATGGCGATTGGTTGGTCTTAGATGGTGAGCAAGGGGTTGTAGTCGTAGCTCCAGATGAAAAGTTGCTTGAGGAATACCGCAAGTTACAAACTCAGGGCATCAAAGAAGCTCGTAAGTTACAGCAGCTCAAGCATGCTAAGACTGAAACAGCGGATCGCGTTCAGATTGAGTTATTTGCCAACATTGAGTTACCTGAGGACGCCATTCAAGCTGTGAAATTAGGCGCCGTCGGTGTTGGTTTATTCCGCTCCGAGTTTTTGTTCATGGATCGCCAGCAAGCGCTGCCCGACGAGGAGCAACAATTTTTAGAGTACCGCCGTGTGGTGGATTTGATGCATGGCCTGCCTGTCAATATTAGAACAATTGACGTTGGTGCCGATAAAGCATTGGGTGCTGGTGGTAGTGATGTATCTCAAACGGGTACATCCCCATTGGGCTTGCGGGCAATTCGTTGGTCTTTAACTGAGCCAGAAATCTTTTTAACCCAGTTGCGAGCGATCTTGCGGGCTTCTGCATACGGTCAAGCTCGCATCATGATTCCGATGTTGGCTCACGCCAAAGAGATTGATGAAACTTTCCGCTTAATTGAAAAAGCGAAGCAACAACTTCATCAACGTGGTCAGGCGTTTAATGCCAATATTCAGGTGGGCGCCATGATTGAAATCCCGGCCGCCGCTTTGGTCCTACCTCTATTTATCAATCGTTTCGATTTTTTATCTATTGGCACAAATGATTTAATTCAGTACACCTTGGCAATCGACCGTGCTGATCATGCTGTGGCCCATCTGTATGACCCGCTGCATCCAGCAATTTTAAATTTACTGGCCAATGTGATTGAGCAAGCGAAACGCGCCGATGTGCCCATTGCGGTATGTGGCGAGATGGCTGGAGACCCTTCCTTGACGAGATTGTTACTCGCCCTGGGATTGACGGATTTTTCGATGCACTTCAGTCAGCTGCTATTGGTTAAGCGTGAAATCTTAAAAGCAAACGTGGGTTTATTGAAGGCCCGTGTTCCAAGGGTCTTGAAGGCTTATGAGCCGGAAGACCAGGCTAAAGCTTTAGAGCGCCTGATGGCTTAA
- a CDS encoding HPr family phosphocarrier protein, translated as MPVAEIEIINKLGLHARASAKLSQLAAQFPCEILLSRNGRQINAKSIMGVMMLAAGIGSTVTLETVGDRADEAMQALTELINNRFGEGE; from the coding sequence ATGCCAGTCGCAGAAATCGAAATCATTAATAAATTAGGCTTACATGCTCGCGCTTCTGCCAAGCTCTCTCAATTGGCTGCGCAGTTTCCGTGTGAAATACTGTTGTCACGCAATGGGCGTCAAATCAATGCTAAGAGCATTATGGGTGTCATGATGTTAGCGGCTGGTATTGGCAGCACAGTAACACTCGAAACAGTTGGCGATCGGGCCGATGAGGCAATGCAAGCTCTGACAGAATTAATCAATAACCGCTTTGGTGAAGGCGAGTAA
- a CDS encoding PTS sugar transporter subunit IIA has protein sequence MVGIVIVAHTPVASAMLGFAEHTYGVVPERVRAVDIPPHEDTKASFDRVMKAAYGVNTGSGVLILTDVMGATPANVASRLEALGPLSGLNAPVIVLAGLNLPMLMRCITHRGEGLEELAQKALAGGQHGILRLGAKVEEQ, from the coding sequence ATGGTTGGAATTGTCATTGTTGCCCACACGCCAGTTGCGAGTGCAATGCTCGGATTTGCTGAGCACACCTATGGCGTAGTGCCTGAGCGCGTAAGGGCAGTTGATATACCTCCTCATGAAGATACCAAAGCCAGCTTTGATCGAGTAATGAAGGCGGCTTACGGAGTGAATACAGGGAGTGGCGTACTCATTCTGACTGATGTGATGGGGGCAACCCCAGCGAACGTAGCATCAAGGCTGGAAGCGCTTGGTCCCTTATCAGGATTAAATGCCCCTGTGATTGTGCTTGCGGGTTTAAATCTGCCAATGCTGATGCGCTGCATTACTCATCGTGGCGAAGGTTTAGAGGAATTGGCACAAAAGGCGCTTGCTGGAGGTCAGCATGGGATCTTGCGTCTAGGTGCCAAGGTTGAAGAACAATAA